A stretch of Candidatus Sphingomonas phytovorans DNA encodes these proteins:
- a CDS encoding DUF4157 domain-containing protein codes for MQETAHKPGPSSLVAQRQGCSACLEEAAQLSGGQQGYLAQLSEQINGRPGVQAAAQLRAETNASPRVQALSAMIGRPIQRAEKPANRTGLPDTLKAGVESLSGVSLDNVNVHYNSDKPAQLNAHAYAQGTDIHVAPGQERHLPHEAWHVVQQAQGRVQPTMQMKGDVPVNDDEGLEQEADTMGNKAASMPGIPSAAEGIEPPSTGTQLRATAPTSTPAVQRRMGLELEFPIPVDGLGHLSEAQQAALRRPLPDEERSALQEGALLDKDLTMMEGDGYVIRPDHQGSRLAPLMGETPAQALSTNITEFIFDPPVEEMHEVSTVLDNIFDMVDAIGGITNDLTSRGQLNGAYYVGPINTGGIKPDALKLEASSMQINFGIETQKIPDLFMSYARSTDLSEEHAREVFGVANGDRAAEIAQIYREALVRAATISAHVEEVFREHESVRAATPLRGIRGILAVQALYLIMGSIPEEDRFGGTVKNFTPLLMKSSLSWIADYSLTPEEQRLYAEHKKMLLTLLISACGGRSGDATPSDLLVVGDKGARTGITIEDLLTPKLDGPFVVPGAGIRPDSVGNPRSRDDPSLRPEDHEDRLPLPEYLTAPQRAPTREEIAQYGQRTAELLAPRTVEPTEQAQRIEAEHSQRRNRRRGGVFETRIASGNFSRSEAKSRAREMFLRVAILHGLDDKDLMTPEGQTDRAKHELGQEGL; via the coding sequence ATGCAGGAAACAGCGCACAAGCCCGGCCCGTCATCACTCGTCGCGCAGCGGCAGGGCTGCAGCGCCTGCCTCGAAGAAGCGGCGCAACTGTCGGGTGGTCAGCAAGGCTATCTGGCGCAGCTCTCGGAACAGATCAACGGCCGTCCGGGCGTACAGGCCGCGGCGCAATTACGGGCAGAGACCAACGCCAGCCCCCGGGTCCAGGCACTCTCCGCCATGATCGGCAGGCCAATCCAGCGCGCGGAAAAGCCAGCCAACCGCACCGGCCTGCCCGACACTCTCAAGGCAGGTGTCGAATCTCTCTCCGGGGTTTCGCTGGACAACGTCAACGTCCACTACAATTCCGACAAGCCGGCCCAGCTCAACGCTCATGCCTATGCCCAGGGCACCGACATCCATGTCGCCCCCGGCCAGGAACGGCATTTGCCGCATGAGGCATGGCATGTCGTGCAGCAGGCCCAGGGACGCGTCCAGCCGACGATGCAGATGAAAGGCGACGTCCCGGTCAATGATGACGAAGGCCTTGAGCAAGAGGCCGACACGATGGGGAACAAGGCCGCCAGCATGCCAGGCATCCCGAGTGCGGCCGAGGGGATCGAGCCTCCGTCCACCGGCACGCAGTTGCGCGCAACGGCTCCCACTAGCACTCCTGCCGTACAACGCAGGATGGGGCTTGAGCTTGAATTTCCCATCCCGGTGGACGGATTGGGCCATCTGAGCGAGGCCCAGCAAGCTGCCCTCAGAAGACCTTTGCCCGACGAGGAACGATCAGCCCTGCAAGAGGGCGCGCTTCTGGACAAGGATCTGACCATGATGGAGGGTGACGGTTACGTCATCCGACCGGACCATCAGGGAAGCAGGCTTGCCCCCCTGATGGGGGAAACCCCGGCACAAGCGCTGTCCACCAATATAACCGAGTTCATCTTCGATCCGCCCGTCGAGGAGATGCACGAAGTATCGACCGTTCTGGACAACATCTTCGACATGGTGGACGCGATTGGCGGCATCACCAACGACCTGACCAGCCGTGGCCAGCTCAACGGCGCCTATTATGTCGGACCGATCAATACCGGCGGGATAAAGCCCGACGCCTTGAAGCTGGAAGCCAGCTCGATGCAGATCAATTTCGGTATCGAAACCCAGAAGATACCCGATCTCTTCATGTCTTACGCAAGATCCACCGATCTTTCGGAAGAACATGCGAGGGAAGTCTTCGGCGTCGCGAATGGAGACAGAGCCGCGGAAATTGCACAGATTTATCGCGAAGCCCTGGTGCGGGCGGCAACCATCTCGGCCCATGTGGAGGAGGTGTTTCGCGAACACGAAAGCGTGCGGGCGGCGACCCCATTGCGGGGTATCCGGGGAATATTGGCGGTACAGGCACTTTACCTGATCATGGGCAGCATACCGGAGGAAGACAGATTTGGGGGCACGGTCAAGAATTTTACCCCGCTCCTGATGAAGAGTTCGCTGAGCTGGATCGCTGACTATTCCCTTACCCCCGAAGAGCAGCGGCTCTATGCGGAGCATAAGAAAATGCTTCTTACATTGTTGATCAGCGCCTGTGGCGGACGCTCAGGAGACGCCACCCCGTCCGATCTGCTGGTCGTGGGCGACAAAGGGGCCAGGACAGGGATCACCATTGAAGACCTGCTCACGCCAAAACTGGACGGACCCTTTGTGGTTCCAGGTGCCGGCATCCGGCCCGATTCAGTCGGCAACCCCCGCTCTCGCGACGACCCCAGCTTACGCCCGGAGGATCATGAAGACCGCCTGCCCCTTCCCGAATATCTGACGGCCCCGCAGCGGGCACCCACCCGGGAAGAAATAGCGCAATATGGCCAGAGGACAGCCGAGTTGCTGGCCCCGCGCACGGTCGAGCCCACCGAACAGGCCCAGAGAATCGAGGCCGAGCACAGCCAGCGGCGAAACCGGCGCCGGGGCGGCGTATTTGAAACGCGCATCGCCAGCGGGAATTTCTCCCGCTCGGAGGCCAAGAGCAGAGCCAGGGAAATGTTCCTGCGCGTAGCCATCCTGCACGGACTGGACGACAAGGACCTGATGACACCCGAAGGACAGACCGACCGCGCCAAACACGAACTCGGACAGGAAGGACTCTAA
- the purQ gene encoding phosphoribosylformylglycinamidine synthase subunit PurQ, which translates to MKTAVIVFPGSNCDRDIAVALEAITGVKPAMVWHGETSLPDGVGLVALPGGFSYGDYLRSGAVAARSPIMRAVVDAADGGLPVLGICNGFQVLTEAGLLPGALMRNEGLDFVCRDVELTVANAQSAFTSRYGQGETITVPVAHHDGNYFADAETLDRLEGEGRVAFRYAGQVNGSARKIAGVLNAAGNVLGMMPHPERRIEAAHGGLDGRRLFEGLLETVGA; encoded by the coding sequence ATGAAGACAGCGGTCATCGTCTTTCCAGGCTCCAATTGCGATCGCGACATCGCCGTCGCGCTTGAAGCCATCACCGGGGTGAAACCGGCCATGGTGTGGCATGGCGAGACCAGCCTGCCCGACGGCGTCGGCCTGGTCGCGCTGCCCGGCGGCTTCTCCTATGGCGACTATCTTCGCTCCGGCGCGGTCGCGGCACGATCGCCGATCATGCGCGCCGTGGTCGACGCGGCTGACGGCGGCCTCCCGGTGCTCGGCATCTGCAACGGCTTCCAGGTGCTGACCGAGGCAGGGCTGCTGCCGGGCGCGCTGATGCGCAACGAGGGACTCGATTTCGTCTGCCGCGACGTGGAACTGACCGTCGCCAACGCTCAGTCCGCCTTCACCAGCCGCTATGGCCAGGGCGAGACGATCACCGTTCCCGTGGCGCATCATGACGGCAATTATTTCGCCGACGCGGAAACGCTCGACCGCCTCGAAGGCGAAGGCCGAGTCGCCTTCCGCTATGCTGGCCAGGTCAACGGATCGGCGCGCAAGATTGCCGGCGTGCTCAACGCGGCCGGCAACGTGCTTGGCATGATGCCGCATCCCGAGCGCCGCATCGAAGCGGCACATGGCGGCCTTGATGGCCGGCGGCTGTTCGAAGGGTTGCTCGAAACCGTCGGAGCCTGA
- a CDS encoding queuosine precursor transporter: MAEGNGVRAVSAADVAGGQFRYYDFVMAAFVAIILLSNVLGAGKVAVVNLPGIGLWPFGAGILFFPISYVIGDVLTEVYGYARARRVIWAGFVAVAFMAFMSWVVVALPPSPDWKNQAAYETIFGQVPRIVLASMIAFWAGEFVNSYVLARMKIWTQGRHLWTRTIGSTIAGEGVDSLIFYPLAFIGAVGWTNDLVLKVLVTQWVLKVSWEVLLTPLTYLVVNFLKRREGVDVFDDGTDFTPFKARV; encoded by the coding sequence ATGGCGGAAGGAAACGGGGTGAGGGCCGTCAGCGCGGCGGATGTCGCCGGCGGGCAGTTCCGCTATTATGATTTTGTGATGGCCGCGTTCGTCGCGATCATCCTGCTGTCCAATGTACTCGGTGCGGGCAAGGTCGCGGTGGTGAACCTGCCCGGCATCGGCCTGTGGCCGTTCGGCGCCGGCATCCTGTTCTTCCCGATCAGCTATGTCATCGGCGATGTGCTGACCGAGGTCTATGGCTATGCCCGTGCCCGTCGCGTGATCTGGGCGGGCTTCGTCGCGGTCGCGTTCATGGCGTTCATGTCCTGGGTCGTCGTCGCGCTGCCGCCATCACCCGACTGGAAGAACCAGGCTGCGTACGAGACGATCTTCGGCCAGGTGCCGCGCATCGTGTTAGCGTCGATGATCGCCTTCTGGGCGGGTGAGTTCGTCAATTCCTATGTCCTGGCGCGCATGAAGATATGGACTCAGGGCAGGCATCTCTGGACGCGGACGATCGGCTCGACGATCGCGGGGGAAGGGGTGGACAGCCTCATCTTCTACCCGCTCGCCTTTATCGGCGCGGTCGGCTGGACCAACGATCTGGTGCTGAAAGTGCTTGTTACTCAATGGGTGCTGAAGGTGTCGTGGGAGGTGCTGCTGACGCCGCTCACCTATCTCGTCGTCAATTTCCTGAAACGCCGCGAAGGCGTCGATGTGTTCGACGACGGCACCGATTTCACGCCGTTCAAAGCGCGTGTTTGA
- the purS gene encoding phosphoribosylformylglycinamidine synthase subunit PurS: MKLRIFVTLKNGVLDPQGKAIHKALDGLGFAGINDVRAGKLIELDVADDTSDASIDEMCRKLLANTVIENYRVERA, from the coding sequence ATGAAGCTTCGCATCTTCGTCACGCTGAAGAACGGCGTGCTCGATCCGCAAGGCAAGGCGATCCACAAGGCGCTCGACGGTCTTGGCTTTGCCGGCATCAACGATGTCCGCGCCGGAAAGCTCATCGAGCTCGACGTCGCTGACGACACCAGCGACGCAAGCATCGACGAGATGTGCCGCAAGCTGCTCGCCAACACCGTGATCGAGAACTATCGGGTTGAACGGGCATGA